In Flavobacterium sp. N1736, the following are encoded in one genomic region:
- a CDS encoding imelysin family protein translates to MKKIILVLSFIGLIVAAACSSGNDGGDDNGGSNYDRKALLTNWADNIIIPGYVNYQSKLQILVTATATFNTTATVANLQSVRTAWLDAYKAYQYVAMYNIGKAEETNFNMTANTYPTSTTGIDANIASGTYNLALLSQFDKQGLPALDYLINGLGADDAAIVTFYTNNANAANYKNYLTALVTKLKTSTDAIVTDWATYKTTFIANSGSSVSGSVNMMTNLFVKHLEKDVRSGKIGIPAGLSSEGVLFPTKVEAYYKNNVSKELLLAGIQASQDFFNGKHFGSAATGEGLKSFLDFVNATGDGKKLSDVINAQYTASLQISGTLNNSLSEQIQSNNTLMINAYDVLQLNVKYTKLNMMQALNMTIDYVDGDGD, encoded by the coding sequence ATGAAAAAAATAATTTTAGTTTTAAGTTTTATAGGTTTGATCGTTGCAGCAGCTTGTTCTTCAGGCAATGACGGTGGTGACGATAACGGAGGAAGTAATTATGATCGTAAAGCTTTATTGACCAATTGGGCTGATAATATTATTATTCCAGGTTATGTTAATTACCAAAGCAAACTGCAAATTCTGGTTACCGCCACAGCTACTTTTAATACAACTGCTACTGTAGCAAATCTTCAAAGTGTAAGAACAGCCTGGTTAGATGCTTATAAAGCCTATCAATATGTGGCGATGTATAATATTGGTAAAGCAGAAGAAACCAATTTTAATATGACCGCCAACACATACCCAACAAGTACTACAGGAATTGATGCCAATATCGCTTCCGGAACTTATAATCTTGCCTTATTATCACAATTTGACAAACAGGGTTTACCGGCACTTGACTATTTAATTAATGGTTTAGGAGCAGATGATGCAGCAATTGTTACTTTTTATACAAACAATGCCAATGCGGCAAATTATAAAAATTACTTAACAGCTCTTGTTACAAAATTAAAAACAAGTACAGACGCCATCGTTACGGATTGGGCTACTTATAAAACCACTTTTATTGCAAACAGCGGAAGTTCTGTGAGTGGTTCTGTAAACATGATGACCAATTTATTTGTTAAACACCTTGAAAAAGATGTTCGAAGCGGTAAAATAGGAATTCCTGCAGGTTTATCGTCTGAGGGAGTTTTGTTTCCAACTAAAGTAGAAGCATACTATAAAAATAATGTTTCAAAAGAATTGTTACTTGCAGGGATTCAGGCAAGTCAGGATTTTTTTAATGGTAAACATTTTGGAAGCGCTGCAACCGGAGAAGGATTAAAAAGCTTTTTAGATTTTGTTAATGCAACCGGAGACGGTAAAAAGTTAAGTGATGTTATCAATGCACAATATACTGCCAGTCTACAAATTAGCGGAACTTTAAACAATAGTTTATCTGAGCAGATACAAAGTAATAATACACTTATGATTAACGCTTATGATGTATTACAATTAAATGTAAAATACACCAAACTTAATATGATGCAGGCTTTAAATATGACCATCGATTACGTAGATGGAGATGGTGATTAA
- a CDS encoding HTTM domain-containing protein, whose product MSFSVKRYLNKFSEASTLAFFRLAFGFMMVGSLIRFVSYGWVDKFYIQPMFHFTYYGFDWVKPFGNYTYLLFFICGLAALFVAIGYKYRISIIVFFLSFTYIEFMDKTTYLNHYYFISVVSFIMIFLPANAYFSVDAYQKPEKAFQKIPSWNIDILKLLLGIVYFYAGLAKLNSDWLFKAMPLKIWLPNNANLPIFGPLLNLNWVHFAFSWTGAIYDLTIPFLLLNKKTRNFAFILVVVFHVLTKILFPIGIFPYVMIVSSLLFFDAAFHKKCLDHLGKLLRLPIDFFENKREKKEVFAGIHSIKWAIVTCFLFFQLLFPFRYLLYPKELFWTEEGFRFSWRVMLMEKAGYTEFFVRDAKTKQGFMVHNHHFLTPFQEKQMSFQPDFILQYAHFLHDYYQKQGVSDPEIRVESYVALNGRLGKPYIDPKINLARQNESFKHKTWILPFNDEIKGF is encoded by the coding sequence ATGAGTTTTAGCGTGAAAAGATATTTAAATAAATTTTCAGAAGCCTCAACGCTAGCTTTTTTCAGGCTAGCGTTTGGTTTTATGATGGTAGGCAGTTTAATTCGTTTTGTGAGTTATGGCTGGGTAGATAAGTTCTATATTCAGCCCATGTTTCATTTCACGTATTATGGATTTGACTGGGTAAAACCGTTTGGTAATTATACATATCTGTTGTTTTTTATTTGTGGTTTGGCTGCTCTTTTTGTGGCAATTGGCTATAAATACAGAATTTCGATAATCGTATTTTTTCTGAGTTTTACCTATATAGAATTCATGGATAAAACCACCTATTTAAATCATTACTACTTTATTTCTGTAGTATCTTTTATCATGATTTTTTTACCTGCCAATGCCTATTTTTCTGTTGATGCCTATCAAAAACCGGAAAAAGCTTTTCAAAAAATACCCTCGTGGAATATTGATATTTTAAAGTTATTGCTGGGAATCGTTTATTTTTATGCCGGACTCGCCAAACTTAATTCTGACTGGCTTTTTAAAGCGATGCCATTAAAAATATGGTTGCCCAATAATGCTAATTTGCCCATTTTTGGACCATTATTAAATCTCAATTGGGTACATTTTGCCTTTAGCTGGACAGGCGCTATTTATGATCTGACGATTCCGTTTTTACTTTTAAATAAAAAAACCAGAAATTTTGCTTTTATTCTGGTTGTTGTTTTTCATGTGCTTACGAAAATTCTTTTTCCAATAGGAATTTTTCCATACGTCATGATTGTAAGTTCATTGCTGTTTTTTGATGCTGCATTTCATAAAAAATGTCTTGATCATTTGGGTAAATTATTGCGTTTACCAATTGATTTCTTTGAAAATAAAAGAGAAAAAAAAGAAGTTTTTGCCGGAATTCACAGCATTAAATGGGCAATTGTTACCTGCTTTTTGTTTTTCCAGCTGCTGTTTCCTTTTCGCTATTTATTATATCCAAAAGAATTATTCTGGACAGAAGAAGGATTTCGATTTTCATGGCGCGTTATGCTGATGGAAAAAGCAGGATATACAGAATTTTTTGTTAGAGATGCTAAAACCAAACAGGGTTTTATGGTTCATAATCATCATTTTTTGACACCTTTTCAGGAAAAACAAATGTCGTTTCAACCTGATTTTATATTGCAATATGCGCATTTTTTACACGACTATTACCAAAAACAAGGCGTTTCTGATCCAGAGATAAGAGTAGAAAGTTACGTTGCTCTTAACGGAAGATTAGGCAAACCCTATATTGATCCAAAAATAAATTTAGCCAGACAAAATGAAAGTTTCAAACACAAAACATGGATACTTCCCTTTAATGATGAAATTAAGGGATTTTAG
- a CDS encoding TonB-dependent receptor domain-containing protein — MKVSNTKHGYFPLMMKLRDFSFILFLLFSIQSYAQYKISGVVQDDHGNPVSLVEIYNKTTGSKDMSQSDGKFSIEVEKEGEYELVFYKENFSLIEKTVSTSDAQITITLEKVTALSEVVINKQKDKIFALNKLKDIDETAIYAGKKTEVVSLSKITANKAANNARQIYAQVVGLTINESSDGGLQLSIGGRGLDPNRTANFNTRQNGYDISADVLGYPESYYATPTESLEEIQIVRGAASLQYGTQFGGLVNFKIKSPSTKPIEFLTRNTVGSYGLYTNFSSLSGTVGKFSYYTFFNYKQGDGFRPNSHFESKNYFANLNYQFTKNTSIHFDYTYFTYLAQQAGGLTDKMFDEDPTQSNRTRNWFAVNWNLFALRFKHHFEHDADFSLQLFGLDANRKTVGFRDNRVDRPDDLTLPRDLIVGDFINWGAEARYLKKYNIRDNSSAFLIGAKYYQARNTGLQGPGSNGTDADFNLHTDEFPYYANQSDYVYPNLNFSVFGENIFKISSAFSITPGFRYEKIRTKAEGYYRKINLDGAGNVILDKVVEENNVKDRNFFLFGVGLSYKPKSGIEFYGNISQNYRSVTFNDIRSVNANQNISPDITDEKGFTSDIGIRGQLNDKVSFDSSIYALYYNDKIGEYWTENSGGIPIILRDNIGTALTYGFETMIDWNLAKTFMENNDNFLWNVFGNVAITDSEYLKSQAPLVKGNKVEFVPLFNIKSGSRVGYKNFLASVQITYLSEQFTDATNSPATTQGIMAGIAGPIPSYFIADFSASYKWRNWKLEAGITNFTDNSYFTRRATGYPGPGIIPSDPRTFYTTLEFVF; from the coding sequence ATGAAAGTTTCAAACACAAAACATGGATACTTCCCTTTAATGATGAAATTAAGGGATTTTAGTTTTATCCTATTTTTATTATTTTCGATACAAAGTTACGCACAATATAAAATTTCGGGAGTTGTACAAGATGATCACGGTAATCCTGTATCGCTTGTAGAAATCTATAACAAAACAACCGGAAGCAAAGACATGTCCCAATCTGATGGAAAATTTTCTATAGAGGTTGAAAAAGAAGGAGAATATGAGCTTGTTTTTTATAAAGAAAACTTTAGTTTAATCGAAAAAACAGTAAGTACTTCTGATGCTCAGATTACGATTACTTTAGAAAAAGTTACGGCACTTTCAGAAGTTGTAATCAACAAACAAAAAGATAAAATTTTTGCCCTCAATAAATTAAAAGATATTGATGAAACCGCGATTTACGCAGGTAAAAAAACCGAAGTCGTTTCGCTGAGTAAAATTACAGCCAATAAAGCAGCCAATAATGCCCGACAAATTTATGCTCAGGTTGTGGGTTTAACCATAAACGAAAGTTCTGATGGAGGTTTGCAGCTAAGTATTGGCGGCCGCGGACTTGATCCTAATCGTACGGCTAATTTTAATACACGCCAAAATGGTTATGATATTAGTGCCGATGTTTTGGGATATCCCGAAAGTTATTATGCAACGCCCACAGAATCTCTCGAAGAAATTCAGATTGTTCGCGGTGCAGCTTCTTTGCAATACGGAACTCAGTTTGGCGGATTGGTTAATTTTAAAATCAAAAGTCCAAGTACAAAACCTATTGAGTTTTTAACTAGAAATACGGTTGGTTCTTATGGTTTGTATACCAACTTTTCATCTTTAAGCGGAACGGTTGGAAAATTCAGTTATTATACTTTTTTCAATTACAAACAAGGCGACGGATTTAGACCTAATTCTCATTTTGAAAGCAAAAATTACTTTGCCAATCTAAATTATCAGTTTACCAAAAACACATCGATTCATTTTGATTATACGTATTTTACTTATCTGGCTCAGCAAGCCGGGGGTTTGACCGATAAAATGTTTGATGAAGATCCAACTCAGAGTAACAGAACCAGAAACTGGTTTGCCGTAAACTGGAATTTATTTGCACTGCGATTTAAGCACCATTTTGAGCATGACGCCGATTTCTCATTACAACTTTTTGGACTTGACGCCAACAGAAAAACGGTTGGTTTTAGAGATAACCGCGTCGACAGACCGGATGATCTTACCTTGCCACGTGATTTAATTGTGGGAGATTTTATCAATTGGGGAGCAGAGGCACGTTATTTAAAAAAATATAATATCAGAGATAATTCAAGCGCTTTTTTAATTGGAGCTAAATATTATCAGGCAAGAAATACAGGATTACAAGGACCCGGAAGCAATGGAACTGATGCTGATTTTAATTTGCATACAGATGAATTTCCGTATTATGCCAACCAGTCCGATTATGTATATCCGAATTTAAATTTTTCTGTTTTTGGAGAAAATATATTCAAAATATCATCAGCTTTTTCTATAACACCGGGCTTTCGATATGAAAAAATCAGAACAAAAGCGGAGGGTTATTACCGAAAAATTAATCTTGACGGAGCCGGAAATGTTATTTTAGATAAAGTTGTAGAGGAGAATAATGTCAAGGATCGTAATTTCTTTTTATTTGGTGTTGGGTTAAGTTACAAACCTAAAAGCGGTATTGAATTTTATGGAAATATTTCGCAAAACTACCGTTCAGTAACTTTTAATGATATTCGTTCTGTGAATGCAAATCAGAATATTTCTCCTGATATTACAGATGAAAAAGGATTTACTTCGGATATTGGTATTAGAGGACAGCTTAATGATAAAGTTAGTTTTGATTCCAGTATTTATGCTTTGTATTATAATGATAAAATTGGTGAATACTGGACAGAAAACAGCGGAGGTATTCCAATTATTTTAAGAGACAATATAGGAACCGCCTTAACGTATGGTTTTGAAACCATGATTGACTGGAATCTTGCCAAGACTTTTATGGAAAATAATGATAATTTTCTATGGAATGTTTTTGGAAACGTAGCCATTACAGACTCTGAATATTTAAAATCTCAGGCACCTCTTGTTAAAGGCAATAAAGTAGAATTTGTTCCGCTTTTTAATATAAAATCAGGAAGCAGAGTAGGATATAAGAATTTTTTAGCCAGTGTTCAAATCACTTATTTATCAGAACAATTTACAGATGCAACCAATTCTCCAGCAACTACACAAGGAATTATGGCAGGAATTGCAGGACCAATTCCGTCGTATTTTATAGCTGATTTTTCTGCTTCATATAAATGGAGAAACTGGAAACTGGAAGCCGGAATTACCAATTTTACAGACAATAGTTATTTTACCCGCAGAGCAACAGGATATCCTGGTCCGGGTATTATTCCATCAGATCCGAGAACGTTTTACACCACTTTAGAGTTTGTGTTTTAG
- a CDS encoding di-heme oxidoredictase family protein codes for MKNLIAFLLISVCFGLQGCSDNSDDSDSYVPLTAEEGEQLSGGETTVFNTSEEAFGFFAPALTFEQQSDFGVGNSFFRQSWVSAPSSTTARDGLGPFFNAHSCSSCHFKDGRGRPPAFDGEDRAGLLLRLNIAGQDANGIGFPDPVYGNQLQDHAILGQSAEGLYTISYQPITETFADGTSVVLQKPIYTINNLGYGPLASSLLISPRVANQIIGLGLLEAISESTILGFADENDANKDGISGRPNYVYDFASNSIKLGRFGWKANQPNIKQQVSSALIGDMGITSSMFPNESGPTGLDLSTIPNGGTPEITDINLDRMVLYSSTLAVPARRNYTDQNVLQGKKTFETIQCTSCHIPKIQTSNTHPITILRNQTIRPFTDLLLHDMGQGLADNSPDFKATGSEWKTPALWGIGLIKIVNGHTNLLHDGRARNVEEAILWHGGEAQNAKEKYKKLSATERENLLAYINSL; via the coding sequence ATGAAAAATTTAATTGCTTTTTTGCTTATTTCGGTTTGTTTCGGTCTTCAGGGATGCAGTGACAACAGCGATGATTCAGATTCTTATGTTCCTTTAACTGCGGAAGAAGGTGAACAGCTTTCCGGCGGAGAAACAACTGTTTTTAATACCAGTGAAGAAGCTTTCGGTTTTTTTGCGCCTGCACTTACTTTTGAGCAACAATCTGATTTTGGGGTTGGAAATTCTTTTTTTAGACAAAGCTGGGTTTCTGCACCTTCATCTACTACTGCGCGTGATGGTTTAGGACCTTTTTTTAATGCACATTCCTGCTCAAGCTGCCACTTTAAAGACGGCCGCGGAAGACCACCTGCTTTTGATGGAGAAGACAGAGCCGGATTACTTTTGCGATTAAATATTGCCGGACAAGATGCAAACGGAATTGGTTTTCCTGATCCGGTTTACGGAAATCAATTACAAGATCATGCCATTTTAGGACAGTCTGCCGAAGGTCTTTACACCATAAGTTATCAGCCAATAACGGAAACATTTGCTGATGGAACTTCTGTTGTATTGCAAAAACCAATTTATACAATAAACAATTTGGGTTACGGTCCGCTAGCGTCATCTTTGCTAATTTCACCGCGAGTTGCCAATCAGATTATTGGTTTGGGACTTCTTGAAGCTATTTCTGAAAGTACAATATTAGGTTTTGCCGATGAAAATGATGCTAATAAAGATGGAATTTCCGGAAGACCAAATTATGTTTATGATTTTGCTTCAAATTCAATAAAATTGGGACGTTTTGGCTGGAAAGCGAATCAACCCAATATAAAACAACAAGTCTCTTCTGCCCTAATTGGTGATATGGGAATTACTTCAAGCATGTTTCCTAACGAAAGTGGGCCTACGGGACTTGATTTAAGCACAATTCCAAATGGTGGAACTCCAGAAATTACAGATATTAATTTAGACAGAATGGTACTTTATTCCAGCACACTTGCCGTTCCTGCGCGTCGTAATTATACGGATCAAAATGTACTCCAAGGCAAAAAAACATTTGAAACTATTCAATGTACAAGCTGTCATATTCCGAAAATTCAAACCAGTAATACACATCCGATAACAATATTACGCAATCAGACTATTCGTCCGTTTACTGATTTATTATTGCATGATATGGGACAAGGTCTTGCCGATAATTCACCGGATTTTAAAGCCACAGGATCTGAATGGAAAACACCTGCTTTGTGGGGAATCGGACTTATTAAAATTGTAAACGGACATACCAATTTACTGCATGACGGAAGAGCCAGAAATGTTGAAGAAGCAATTTTATGGCATGGCGGAGAAGCACAGAATGCTAAAGAAAAATACAAAAAATTATCCGCAACAGAGCGTGAAAATTTATTGGCTTATATAAATTCTCTTTAA